The Jannaschia sp. GRR-S6-38 genomic interval GTCCTGCCCGAGCCGGCCGCCGCGCGCGCCGGCTCGGTGCATGTCCACGCCTTCCGGCCCGACCACCTGGACGCCGCGACCACCGACCTGATCGACCGGATCGAACGGGCCACCGCCGAGGGTCTGCGCCTCACCCTCGATTACGCCGACGAGGCGGGCCGCTCGACCCGCCGCGACGTGCGCCCGCTGGGGCTGTGGTTCTGGGGGACGGTCTGGACGCTGGTCGGCTGGTGCGAGCTGCGCGACGATTTCCGCATGTTCCGCGTCGATCGTATCGCGGGCATGACCGAAGGCCCGCCCTTCCCGGTCGAGTCCGACAAGACGATCGAGGTCTTCCGCGACCGCCATTACGAGTGAGTGCGGCGGCTCAGGCCGCCTTGGTGCCGCGCGGCGGGTAATCCTTCTCGCGGATGAAATCGACCTTCGAGAGCAGCATCTTCATGTCGGGCCGCACGAAAGGCGTCGACGACATCTCCAGCATCCAGAGCGTGCCGTCCGGCTTCACCCAAGCCAGACCCGGCTCCGAAAAAACCTCCGGCTCGCCATCGTTGCGCGCTCCCGACAGGTACAGGCCCCAATCCCGCGCCTGCGCCTCGGTCAGGCCGAAGCCCATCGGGATCGGGTCCAGGCCCCAGTCCTTGTGCGCCTGCTCGGCCTTCTCCTTCGGGTCCATCGAGACATTGATCACCTCGACCCCCTTCTCCAGCCACGCGTCGTAATCGCCGCGCAGATCGTTGAGGAAATTCTTGCAGATCGGGCAGTGCAGCCCGCGATAGAAGACGATCATCGTGAAGGCGTCGGGGGACTGGTCCTCCAGCCGCCACTTCGCGCCGATGATCAGCTCAAGGTCGAGCGACGGGGCGGGGTTGCCGGGGACGGGCATCGAAACGGACATGGGGCACCTTGGGTTGTGTTGGCTTGCCCATGAAACGGGGCCGCCCGCGTGCTTGTTCCCTCCGACGCGCGACCCTCCGGGGCTTCAGCCGCGAAACGGCGACGGCCGAAGCCCCCGCCCCGCGCTCTCGACGACATCCGCGATCCGCTTGGCCCGCGTGGCCTCGGTCTTCGCCGCCTTGATCCAGCCCAGCGTCCCGCGCTGCACGCTCGCCGGCCAACCGTCCCAGACCGCGCGCAGATCCCCCAGCGCCTCCGCCAGGTCGTCCGGCACGATCCCAGCCTCCACGTCGTCGAGGAAGCTCCACATCCCGTTCGCCTGCGCCGCCGCGATCTTCGCCTCGCCCGCCGGCGTCATCGCGCCCGCGGCCCGGGCCCGCGCGACCAGCCGCTTGTTCACGCCCGACCAGGTCGAGCTCTCCTTCCGCGGGGCCACGAAATGCGCCGAGCTGTCGTCATCCACCCGCCGCACCACCGCATCCACCCAGCCCCAGCAAAGCAGCTCCTCCACCGCCTCGCCCCAGGGCAGGTGGTCGGGATGATGCGCCTTGTAGGTGGCCAGCCAGACGCCCTCCGCCTACCCGTGATGCGCCGCCAGCCAGTCCCGCAATTCGGCGCGCGACGCGACGGTGACCGGGGCCGCGTCCTTCATGCCCGCCGCCATTCGCCGGGGGCCAGCCCGTCCAGCGTCCAG includes:
- a CDS encoding helix-turn-helix transcriptional regulator; this encodes MRRADRLLRIIDILRGGRLVTARELAETLEISQRTVYRDVAHLIGNRVPIEGEAGMGYVMRAGYDLPPIMFSQDEVVALVGGIRLIRAWGGTGMARAAEAALDKIAAVLPEPAAARAGSVHVHAFRPDHLDAATTDLIDRIERATAEGLRLTLDYADEAGRSTRRDVRPLGLWFWGTVWTLVGWCELRDDFRMFRVDRIAGMTEGPPFPVESDKTIEVFRDRHYE
- a CDS encoding redoxin domain-containing protein produces the protein MSVSMPVPGNPAPSLDLELIIGAKWRLEDQSPDAFTMIVFYRGLHCPICKNFLNDLRGDYDAWLEKGVEVINVSMDPKEKAEQAHKDWGLDPIPMGFGLTEAQARDWGLYLSGARNDGEPEVFSEPGLAWVKPDGTLWMLEMSSTPFVRPDMKMLLSKVDFIREKDYPPRGTKAA
- a CDS encoding YdeI/OmpD-associated family protein, coding for MEELLCWGWVDAVVRRVDDDSSAHFVAPRKESSTWSGVNKRLVARARAAGAMTPAGEAKIAAAQANGMWSFLDDVEAGIVPDDLAEALGDLRAVWDGWPASVQRGTLGWIKAAKTEATRAKRIADVVESAGRGLRPSPFRG